The following are from one region of the Coffea eugenioides isolate CCC68of chromosome 2, Ceug_1.0, whole genome shotgun sequence genome:
- the LOC113762167 gene encoding heat stress transcription factor B-2b-like, which translates to MAPPPVERNGGESTTTPPPPGDAPRSLPTPFLTKTYQLVDDRTIDDVISWNEDGSAFIVWNPTEFARDLLPKYFKHNNFSSFVRQLNTYGFRKVVPDRWEFSNDCFRRGEKGLLCDIQRRKLAAPPVAGAIISPVAVPTAAAAVSAIPPPRTVSPTDSGEEQVVSSTSSPSGFRETATAGGSTAELIGENERLRKENMQLNKELSHMKSMCSNVYVLMSNYSNHSNGATANSKAEGSSCQALKALDLLPPKPIFDESGATTECGEEDRMAVDEAGARIFGVSIGVKRGRENGEAAAAEHDKELQLQQPGTADVKSEPIDDENSNGDDQQTHWLRQCRIQNQRCVIK; encoded by the exons ATGGCTCCACCGCCGGTGGAGCGGAACGGTGGGGAATCGACGACTACGCCTCCGCCTCCCGGAGACGCGCCAAGATCTCTTCCGACGCCTTTTTTGACCAAGACATACCAGCTGGTTGACGACCGCACCATCGACGATGTCATCTCTTGGAACGAGGACGGATCTGCCTTCATCGTCTGGAATCCAACTGAATTTGCCAGAGATTTACTCCCTAAATATTTTAAACACAATAATTTCTCTAGCTTTGTTCGCCAGCTCAATACATAT GGATTTCGGAAGGTTGTACCTGATCGATGGGAATTCTCGAACGATTGTTTTCGGAGGGGTGAGAAAGGCTTATTGTGTGATATACAGCGGCGGAAGCTGGCGGCACCTCCCGTTGCTGGGGCTATAATATCTCCGGTGGCAGTACCGAcggctgctgctgctgtttctGCCATTCCGCCTCCTCGAACGGTGTCCCCTACGGATTCAGGCGAAGAGCAAGTCGTCTCTTCCACGTCATCTCCTTCGGGGTTTCGTGAGACGGCAACGGCTGGCGGAAGCACAGCCGAGCTAATTGGGGAGAACGAGCGGTTGCGGAAAGAGAACATGCAGCTCAACAAAGAGTTGTCCCATATGAAAAGTATGTGTAGCAATGTTTATGTCTTGATGTCAAATTATTCCAACCATAGCAACGGAGCCACTGCCAATAGTAAGGCGGAAGGTAGCAGCTGCCAGGCGCTGAAGGCGCTGGACTTGTTGCCACCTAAGCCGATTTTCGATGAATCCGGAGCAACCACGGAATGTGGTGAGGAGGACCGGATGGCAGTGGACGAAGCTGGCGCTAGGATATTTGGGGTGTCCATTGGTGTGAAACGCGGGAGAGAAAATGGAGAAGCTGCGGCTGCTGAGCACGATAAGGAGTTGCAGCTGCAGCAACCTGGAACTGCAGACGTTAAATCAGAGCCGATAGATGATGAGAATAGTAATGGTGATGATCAGCAAACGCACTGGCTTAGACAGTGCCGCATTCAAAATCAGAGGTGTGTGATCAAGTAA